The following is a genomic window from Bubalus bubalis isolate 160015118507 breed Murrah chromosome 6, NDDB_SH_1, whole genome shotgun sequence.
acacccagggaaggcagagaagaCATGGTTCTGGCCGAGTTTAATTACATCAGCGGCTCCAAGCTTTCTGTGAGGGGCTCATTATTTCACACTTATCCAaagctctgccttccctgggtCAACGTGATATTGGTGGTGTGGGGGAATTGAAGGATGAGAATGGGACAGTAAAGTCACTGAAAAGAAGAAGGGATGAGGCACCAGAGTGCCCCAGGGACCATGGCAGAGCCGTGGGGACAGTGGACAGAGTGGCAGCAACTGGCTTGGAACTCTACCAGGTAAGACTTGAGCGTCTGCCTGTGAGTTCGGAATCTCTCTGCTTGACACACTGGGCATTGGTGGCCCATTCTGCACTCATTCGTGCTGTTCTCACCTTCCTTGCATGTTAGCATCTGAACACAAAGGAGATATCCAAgccttctcttctcctcccccTCTCATTCATGTCTCAGTGGCTCAACTGTGCCTCCTCCATCTCTATTGAACTTTCCTTTCTATGCATCATACCATTGGATTTTCTCCTGGTTAGGAGTGACTGAATTTACTTTTAGATCCTGGAAAAGTCAGTCACTGAATTAAACAGATTAAAATAATTTACCAAGGGAATTCGGTGCCCTTGTATTACTTTGTCACTTTGCAGTTATAGTACATTATCATTTCCACTCATTTCACATTGAAAGGACAATCTCTATGTTTGGTAATATTATTGTCCCCACTTTATGGatcaagaaactgaggctcagagaaatagAGACTTCCCCAACAGCAGCTGAGTAGTAAGGGCTGAGTGTGGGAGCAGAACTCAGCCCTTTGGATAACtattctagaacattttctattGATCCTTATTGCCTCTCCAGTCAACCCAAGGATGGATCCTGCAGAGCAATAAGAATGCTTTCAATCAGTTTTACCCAGATTTCTCTCCCATACTAACCACCTTTTGACTTTACCTTTTCTGGAACCAGTTCCTCCTATGCCATCATATCCTCATCCCCACACGCAATCAAGCCCTCACCTGGATAGTTCAGATGGGACACTATTAAGTAGATGGTGAAGTCCAGGAAAAAGCAGTTGCATTTCCAGGGGTTTCCACTCAGATACAGGGTCTGGAGTGTTATGAGGTTTTGGAAGGCAGCTTCATCCAAGGTCTGCAAGCCAGTATTTCTGAGGTCCAGGTATCTCAAAGAGCTGGTGTTGGCAAAGGTGTACTTGTTAAGTGATAACAGATGAGGGTTGTTGGAGATATTCAGCTGCAGCAGGTTGCTGAGCATGGAGAAACTGTACGGGGAGATGAAGGTTAGATTGTTGAAGCTGAGGTCAAGGTAGATGAGTCTGAAGACCCCGACAAAGGTATAATCCATCACCTCCTGAATCCTGTTCTTCTGGCAGTCCAAGTAAACAAGGTCACTGAGGAGTCCTAGATTCATCGCTGGCAAGAAACGGATCTTGTTATCATTCAGGTACAGCCTCCGGGTGTTCAGGGGTATGTCAGAGGGGTATTCAGTTAACTGGATCCCTGTGCAGATCACTTCTTGATCTTGACATTGACAATTATTTGGACACTTTGACCCCGATACCAGTACCATTCCGAAGGAAAAGAGTAACCACCCGGGCCTAGGACCTGAAGCAAGGGACATAGTAAGTCGCGGCGACTACCCTCCTTCCACTTTCCAGCGGGCGCTATCCCTCTGATCAGAAGGCTgcgaggggcggggtggggcgggggaagGGCGCTGGAAAGAACTGTAACACTCTAGCTTTGTGCAAAGCAATTTTCCATTACAGGAGAACTGAACAGAAGTTGAAACGCCAGGCCGGGTGCCCCACCACCCGGCTTGGTGGCTCTGCTGGTTGCTCACTCCCAGACTGCTGCTGGAAGCCTGCCTGCTTGCCTGCGTTTGCAAGTGAAGGGGAGCCAGG
Proteins encoded in this region:
- the LRRC52 gene encoding leucine-rich repeat-containing protein 52: MSLASGPRPGWLLFSFGMVLVSGSKCPNNCQCQDQEVICTGIQLTEYPSDIPLNTRRLYLNDNKIRFLPAMNLGLLSDLVYLDCQKNRIQEVMDYTFVGVFRLIYLDLSFNNLTFISPYSFSMLSNLLQLNISNNPHLLSLNKYTFANTSSLRYLDLRNTGLQTLDEAAFQNLITLQTLYLSGNPWKCNCFFLDFTIYLIVSHLNYPDEQNATCVEPTELAGWPITKVGNPLRYMCITNLDLQDYIFLLLISFCIFCAGTVAAWLTGVCAVLYQNACRKSSEDEVEDEEAENEDEQRVEVSRRIFHSRVDSGHDGFPQLI